A genomic window from Henningerozyma blattae CBS 6284 chromosome 3, complete genome includes:
- the RFU1 gene encoding Rfu1p (similar to Saccharomyces cerevisiae YLR073C; ancestral locus Anc_8.13), whose protein sequence is MMKSSKQLQSEAKDYVYNPNTSLKIYLKVCVSILDKAQNCFQSNDLQTAYIYYYRYLDLLTNKLSNHSQLKCDSSSTGEKYTSNIERQEYFQLIKLEVPAVLKIVEDLTKKIDLDYNKLQLSLAKNIATPAVTLNSVGNTLSNHSTYISEEFDEKKFNENISHFNGTYNINMIQSTESPNQLVTDDRNYPELPTLSF, encoded by the coding sequence ATGATGAAATCTTCAAAACAATTACAATCTGAGGCAAAGGATTATGTCTATAATCCAAATACttctttgaaaatttatctCAAAGTTTGTGTTTCCATCTTAGATAAAGCTCAAAATTGTTTTCAATCAAATGACTTACAAACAGCTTATATTTACTACTATAGATACTTAGATCTTTTaactaataaattatcaaatcaTTCACAATTGAAATGTGACTCATCTTCAACAGGCGAAAAATATActtcaaatattgaaagaCAAGAATACTTCCAGCTGATTAAATTAGAAGTACCTGCTGTTTTAAAGATTGTCGAAGATCTAACCAAGAAAATTGATTTGGACTACAATAAGTTGCAATTATCACTAGCTAAAAATATTGCTACCCCTGCCGTGACTCTCAATTCAGTTGGTAACACACTTTCTAATCATTCAACCTATATTTCagaagaatttgatgaaaagaaatttaatgaGAACATTTCACATTTCAATGGAAcctataatataaatatgattCAATCTACTGAAAGTCCTAATCAACTTGTGACTGATGACAGGAATTACCCAGAATTACCAACTTtaagtttttaa